The following coding sequences lie in one Aspergillus puulaauensis MK2 DNA, chromosome 3, nearly complete sequence genomic window:
- a CDS encoding cytochrome P450 (COG:Q;~EggNog:ENOG410PJMV;~InterPro:IPR001128,IPR002403,IPR017972,IPR036396;~PFAM:PF00067;~SMCOG1034:cytochrome P450;~antiSMASH:Cluster_3.12;~go_function: GO:0004497 - monooxygenase activity [Evidence IEA];~go_function: GO:0005506 - iron ion binding [Evidence IEA];~go_function: GO:0016705 - oxidoreductase activity, acting on paired donors, with incorporation or reduction of molecular oxygen [Evidence IEA];~go_function: GO:0020037 - heme binding [Evidence IEA];~go_process: GO:0055114 - oxidation-reduction process [Evidence IEA]), with product MAAIMYALPDLGQYCRSGLLFLASWALFIIYRTLLVERDPNTLPYFDRPPGKTGFSLRTYYRYYTDCGGLMREAYEKFLSKGKPVFIPGLGSRKELILPNTSMKWALAQPPHILNQRAGVLEQDCPKYLLGDDSFLTDPWQGLLIKAELQPSLDHVCAVMNIELEAAFSDYFGNDTDTWREIDLLSTVRKIIGRASSRFTVGEPLCRNEEYIKTTFDTVDQTHLETGITLLTPTLLQPIVGQFVSRRANARFAKLAQMIKSEYEHRLAMLQYPRGDPQIKDQEPSDYFQIMLRFAQRERPQDLASLETMTRRLFLANFGSMHRTSFQTANMLLNIVDSDVKYNTIDMLREEISRVLTQAGTEASDMASWNRAKLGQLLRADSVARETMRLNSFDNRGSVRKVLADGVITEDGLPLPRGTVLSFLGHPAQVDEDVYGDARKYDPFRFSRPHEATMAPASKAEGEEGKVAPSVPGLGAQSFVTTSPYHLPFGHGRTACPGRFLVDLELKMIVAYAVTRYDLEFPAAYGGKRPRPVWLCESMVPPKGAKIRVKRRKV from the exons ATGGCAGCCATCATGTACGCTCTTCCCGACCTCGGGCAGTACTGCAGATCTGGccttctgttcctggcttCATGGGCtttgtttattatttatcgGACATTGCTGGTCGAACGAGACCCCAATACATTACCGTATTTCGACCGGCCTCCCGGCAAGACTGGCTTCAGTCTGCGGACATACTACAGGTACTACACAGACTGCGGGGGGTTGATGCGAGAGGCGTACGAGAAG TTCCTCAGCAAAGGAAAACCAGTCTTCATCCCAGGCCTGGGCAGTCGCAAGGAGCTCATCCTGCCCAACACGTCGATGAAATGGGCTCTCGCACAGCCACCGCATATCCTCAACCAGCGCGCCGGAGTTTTGGAGCAGGACTGTCCGAAATATCTACTGGGCGACGATTCATTCCTCACCGACCCGTGGCAGGGGCTGTTAATCAAAGCGGAGCTGCAGCCATCGCTGGACCATGTCTGTGCCGTGATGAATATAGAGCTCGAGGCCGCATTTAGTGATTATTTTGGCAACGATACGGACACTTGGAGAGAGATTGACCTCCTCAGTACAGTGAGGAAGATTATCGGACGGGCATCGAGTCGATTTACCGTCGGCGAGCCACTGT GCCGCAACGAGGAGTATATCAAGACCACCTTCGACACAGTCGACCAAACCCATCTGGAAACCGGGATTACCCTATTAACCCCGACGCTTCTGCAGCCGATAGTTGGGCAGTTTGTAAGCAGACGGGCAAACGCCCGATTCGCCAAACTCGCCCAGATGATCAAGTCTGAGTACGAGCATCGCCTCGCCATGCTGCAGTATCCCCGCGGCGACCCCCAGATCAAGGACCAAGAGCCAAGCGATTACTTCCAGATCATGCTGCGCTTCGCACAGCGAGAACGCCCACAGGACCTCGCCAGCCTCGAAACAATGACGCGGCGTCTGTTCCTGGCAAACTTCGGCTCAATGCACCGCACCTCATTCCAAACAGCTAATATGCTGCTGAATATCGTCGACTCAGATGTAAAATACAATACCATAGACATGCTCCGCGAGGAGATCTCGCGTGTCTTGACACAGGCGGGCACTGAGGCGAGCGACATGGCCTCGTGGAATCGGGCGAAACTGGGGCAGCTTCTTCGGGCTGATAGTGTCGCCAGGGAGACGATGCGGTTGAATTCCTTTGATAATCGGGGCTCTGTGCGCAAGGTCCTTGCTGATGGGGTTATCACGGAGGATGGGCTACCGCTGCCACGGGGCACGGTGCTGTCTTTCCTGGGCCATCCGGCGCaagtggatgaggatgtgtACGGAGATGCGCGAAAGTACGATCCGTTTCGGTTCTCGAGACCTCACGAGGCAACGATGGCGCCGGCCAGCAaggcagagggagaagagggcaaaGTAGCTCCGTCCGTGCCGGGGCTGGGGGCGCAGTCGTTCGTGACGACGAGTCCTTACCACCTGCCGTTTGGGCATGGGAGGACGGCTTGCCCTGGACGGTTTCTAGTTGATTTGGAGCTCAAGATGATTGTTGCGTATGCAGTGACCAGATACGACCTCGAGTTCCCGGCTGCGTATGGCGGGAAGCGGCCACGACCTGTTTGGCTGTGTGAGTCTATGGTGCCACCCAAGGGAGCTAAGATTCGAGTCAAGAGGCGGAAGGTGTAA
- a CDS encoding lipase ROG1 family protein (COG:L;~EggNog:ENOG410PI0C;~InterPro:IPR007751,IPR029058;~PFAM:PF05057;~TransMembrane:1 (o225-251i);~antiSMASH:Cluster_3.12), which produces MKSIFNALRAQYPAHRLHILNSKRNTGSLTYDGIDVCAERLVLEIEEELESIRNRGGSVTKLSVVGYSIGGLVARYAVGLLESRGIFIDLDPMTFTTFATPHLGVRSPFAGWHHQAWNALGARVLSESGRQLFTVDSFRGSGRPLLSILADPDSVFMTGLAKFNRRVLYANIINDLQAAYYSAAITKTDVTPGQRKYFSGKEATGGISCWKASIWAYFESAPVDLFIVVTIPIAVLFLLCNAVVQSIWGYFRIRNHQQLYINAFLPVDIKRSRHDGCSDTGRIHGSRMRLTPSQLSMISALNEVGWHKYPVCIHRDKRSHAAIIARTDIARFAEGHLVLKHWVEEGLLI; this is translated from the exons ATGAAATCTATTTTCAATGCCCTGCGAGCCCAGTATCCGGCACACCGCTTGCACATCCTCAATTCCAAACGGAATACCGGCAGTCTCACATACGACGGCATTGATGTCTGTGCAGAACGTCTCGTTCTAGAAattgaagaagagcttgaaTCCATACGGAACCGGGGCGGCAGCGTCACCAAACTCTCTGTTGTGGGATACAGCATCGGAGGCCTCGTGGCGCGATATGCCGTCGGCTTGTTAGAGAGTAGAGGAATCTTCATTGACCTTGATCCCATG ACATTCACGACGTTTGCAACGCCTCACCTCGGCGTCCGATCGCCCTTCGCCGGGTGGCACCATCAGGCATGGAATGCTTTGGGTGCCAGGGTTCTCTCCGAGTCTGGTCGACAGCTTTTCACTGTAGACTCGTTCCGGGGCAGCGGTCGGCCTTTGTTGTCTATCCTCGCCGATCCAGATTCCGTCTTTATGACTGGCCTGGCGAAGTTCAACCGGCGCGTCCTATACGCGAACATTATCAACGACCTACAGGCAGCCTACTACAGCGCCGCCATTACCAAAACAG ATGTTACTCCAGGCCAGCGGAAGTATTTCTCAGGCAAAGAAGCTACGGGGGGTATCAGTTGTTGGAAGGCGTCAATCTGGGCGTATTTTGAAAGCGCACCGGTGGACTTGTTCATTGTGGTGACAATTCCGATTGCtgtgctttttcttctctgcaaTGCAGTGGTCCAGTCCATCTGGGGATATTTTCGGATTCGGAATCACCAACAGCTATATATTAACGCCTTCTTGCCTGTAGATATAAAACGCTCGCGTCACGATGGATGCTCGGACACTGGGAGGATCCACGGCTCCAGGATGCGGCTGACACCGTCCCAGTTGTCCATGATATCAGCGCTCAACGAGGTAGGATGGCACAAGTACCCAGTGTGCATCCACAGGGATAAGCGCAGCCATGCAGCCATCATTGCCCGGACGGACATAGCGAGGTTCGCGGAGGGACATCTAGTATTGAAGCActgggtggaagaggggcTTTTGATCTGA